In one Lolium rigidum isolate FL_2022 chromosome 3, APGP_CSIRO_Lrig_0.1, whole genome shotgun sequence genomic region, the following are encoded:
- the LOC124699559 gene encoding uncharacterized protein LOC124699559 → MAALRPSPLLPQSLPSSSSSSTSQSRITATALSRTARNPLSLKTGCHGGTKKTLLARRGRLPCMPTKEEVGAVGGTEDKEELYLTRTAGWGVRRMGRVGEEMRRVALVQAEAFHVPVALFNDFFFDFFKAEVLAALIYKLRNSPPDRYACLVAEEADASTQLLQAPFENIIGVVDCTVQDEGDILSNLQGVQEYFYVSGIAVLPSFRRRKVGTALLKACEVLALEWRQSFMALRAYEDDSSARGLYSKAGYRVVARDPGWVTWVGRRRRVLMIKDLPIHDPQVEQQ, encoded by the exons ATGGCCGCGCTCCGACCATCCCCGCTTCTACCCCAATCccttccctcctcctcctcctcctccacctcccagTCTAGAATCACCGCCACAGCCCTATCAAGAACAGCCCGCAATCCTCTTTCTCTCAAGACCGGCTGCCATGGCGGCACCAAGAAGACCCTCCTTGCCAGAAGAGGGCGACTCCCTTGTATGCCCACAAAGGAGGAGGTGGGCGCTGTAGGCGGTACGGAGGACAAGGAGGAGCTTTACCTGACGAGGACGGCTGGTTGGGGAGTGCGGCGGATGGGGCGGGTCGGCGAAGAGATGCGGCGGGTGGCGCTCGTGCAGGCGGAGGCCTTCCATGTCCCCGTCGCGCTCTTCAACGACTTCTTCTTCGATTTCTTCAAA GCAGAGGTGTTGGCAGCGCTTATCTACAAACTGAGGAATTCGCCTCCTGACAG GTATGCCTGTTTGGTGGCAGAAGAAGCTGATGCGTCCACGCAGCTGCTCCAGGCACCATTTGAGAACATCATCGGGGTTGTGGACTGCACGGTGCAGGATGAAGGCGACATCCTGAGTAACCTCCAAGGCGTCCAGGAGTACTTCTACGTATCAGGAATAGCAGTGCTGCCATCATTCAG GAGGAGGAAGGTAGGCACGGCGCTGCTCAAAGCGTGCGAGGTGCTGGCGCTAGAGTGGAGGCAGAGCTTCATGGCTCTGAGGGCATACGAGGACGACAGCAGTGCTCGGGGACTCTACTCCAAGGCAGGGTACAGGGTGGTGGCAAGGGATCCTGGGTGGGTCACCTgggtggggaggaggaggcgtgTTCTGATGATAAAAGACCTGCCGATTCATGATCCTCAGGTAGAACAGCAATGA